From the Cohaesibacter intestini genome, one window contains:
- a CDS encoding carboxymuconolactone decarboxylase family protein encodes MATDYKKLMTDVSKQIGTLRKDIPDTMAGFSAMSAGADKPGALDSKTKEFIALGIAIGQRCEPCIAFHTRALLKLGCTKAEFEEALGTAIYMGGGPSLMYAAKAMDCWEQLAGE; translated from the coding sequence ATGGCGACTGACTATAAAAAGCTGATGACTGATGTGTCCAAACAAATCGGAACCTTGCGCAAGGATATTCCGGACACCATGGCTGGCTTTTCCGCCATGTCAGCCGGGGCTGACAAGCCCGGCGCGCTTGATTCCAAAACCAAGGAATTCATCGCGCTTGGAATCGCCATTGGTCAGCGGTGCGAGCCGTGCATCGCCTTCCATACCCGCGCCTTGTTAAAGCTGGGCTGCACAAAGGCCGAGTTCGAGGAAGCCCTTGGCACCGCGATCTATATGGGCGGAGGCCCTTCCCTGATGTATGCGGCCAAGGCAATGGATTGCTGGGAACAGCTGGCGGGTGAATGA
- the sseA gene encoding 3-mercaptopyruvate sulfurtransferase, whose product MGERTKWLVSTDWLEGHLDSPDLVVVDASWFLPIEDRDPIAEHKAEHIPGAIYFDMDAVADLSVDLPHMLPTPDYFATSVEALGISTGQKIVVYDSKGIWSAPRVWWTFRTMGVSDVYVLDGGLPKWKREGRPLTDQPTHRVTGRFQARLDHGAVKDYADMLKAIEDPEAQIVDARSEERWRGLAPEPRPNLSSGGMPNSKNVPFVTLVDEDGCLKPVDVLKQIFDEAGVDLSKKIITSCGSGSTAAVLTLALDTIGATNLSLYDGSWTEWAAKEDSPILSEA is encoded by the coding sequence ATGGGTGAAAGAACAAAATGGCTGGTTAGCACGGACTGGCTCGAAGGCCATCTCGATAGCCCGGACCTCGTTGTCGTGGATGCGTCCTGGTTTCTGCCCATTGAAGACAGAGATCCAATCGCCGAACACAAAGCAGAGCATATTCCCGGCGCCATCTATTTCGACATGGATGCTGTCGCTGATTTGAGTGTCGACTTGCCACATATGCTGCCAACGCCGGACTATTTTGCAACCTCGGTGGAAGCCCTTGGCATTTCAACTGGCCAGAAGATCGTCGTGTATGACAGCAAGGGAATCTGGTCAGCCCCGCGCGTCTGGTGGACATTCCGCACCATGGGCGTGTCAGACGTCTATGTGCTTGATGGCGGTTTGCCGAAATGGAAGCGCGAGGGACGCCCCCTCACCGATCAGCCGACGCACCGGGTCACGGGTCGCTTTCAAGCACGGCTCGATCATGGCGCGGTCAAAGATTATGCTGATATGCTCAAGGCAATAGAGGATCCGGAAGCGCAGATTGTCGATGCACGGTCTGAAGAGCGTTGGCGTGGCCTTGCGCCTGAACCACGGCCAAACTTATCATCGGGCGGCATGCCGAACTCGAAAAATGTGCCCTTTGTCACTTTGGTGGACGAAGACGGATGCTTGAAACCAGTTGATGTATTGAAGCAGATTTTTGATGAAGCGGGTGTCGATCTGAGCAAGAAGATCATCACGTCTTGCGGATCTGGCTCAACTGCGGCTGTGCTGACTTTGGCGCTGGACACGATTGGCGCGACGAACCTGTCGCTCTATGATGGGTCCTGGACAGAATGGGCAGCCAAGGAAGACAGTCCGATCCTCTCCGAAGCCTAG
- a CDS encoding formyltransferase family protein, whose amino-acid sequence MTTETVDKLILLMPEQEADYFAQRLAHVRPELQTSIASDKAMLEALFAKAPTSVSLFGFLTDVIVPEAMLSQLDQALNIHPGPPWMPGYRPTKTLLKTGQRAYGVTLHAMARDVDTGPIIAVRRFQVPQRATLELIETMAYQHSLQLALDNLDLIAGHKKPIFHPTERWGKQ is encoded by the coding sequence ATGACAACAGAGACAGTCGACAAATTGATCCTCTTGATGCCGGAACAGGAAGCTGACTATTTTGCGCAGCGACTTGCTCATGTTCGACCAGAGCTGCAAACCAGCATTGCGTCGGACAAGGCGATGCTCGAAGCACTCTTTGCCAAGGCACCGACCTCGGTATCCCTATTTGGCTTTCTGACTGATGTCATCGTACCGGAAGCGATGCTGTCACAACTCGACCAAGCTCTCAATATTCACCCGGGACCGCCATGGATGCCCGGATATAGGCCCACAAAGACACTTTTGAAAACTGGGCAGAGGGCCTATGGCGTGACCCTGCACGCAATGGCTCGCGACGTGGATACCGGACCGATCATCGCGGTTCGGCGGTTTCAGGTGCCGCAAAGGGCGACACTAGAGCTGATCGAAACCATGGCCTATCAGCATAGCTTGCAACTGGCTCTCGACAATTTGGATCTAATCGCCGGGCACAAAAAGCCAATTTTTCACCCAACCGAACGCTGGGGAAAGCAATAG
- a CDS encoding amino acid ABC transporter ATP-binding protein, whose protein sequence is MHISDSEVAIEIEGMNKWYGDFHVLRDINLKVMQGERIVIAGPSGSGKSTMIRCINRLEEHQEGKIVVDGIELTNDLKKIDEIRREVGMVFQHFNLFPHLTILENLTLAPIWVRKMPKKEAEEIAMHYLERVKIPEQALKYPGQLSGGQQQRVAIARSLCMNPRIMLFDEPTSALDPEMIKEVLDVMVGLAEEGMTMLCVTHEMGFARQVANRVIFMDAGQIVEQNEPEAFFTNPQHERTKLFLSQILH, encoded by the coding sequence ATGCATATATCGGACAGCGAAGTTGCCATCGAAATCGAAGGCATGAACAAATGGTATGGTGACTTCCACGTCCTTCGTGACATCAATCTCAAGGTCATGCAGGGAGAGCGTATCGTTATCGCCGGCCCATCCGGTTCAGGCAAATCCACGATGATCCGCTGCATCAACCGCCTTGAAGAGCATCAGGAAGGCAAGATTGTCGTAGACGGCATTGAGCTGACCAACGACCTCAAGAAAATCGACGAAATTCGTCGTGAGGTTGGCATGGTGTTCCAGCATTTCAATCTGTTCCCGCATTTGACCATTCTTGAAAACCTGACTTTGGCCCCGATCTGGGTGCGCAAGATGCCCAAGAAGGAAGCCGAAGAGATTGCGATGCACTATCTTGAGCGCGTCAAGATCCCTGAGCAGGCCTTGAAATATCCCGGCCAGCTCTCCGGTGGTCAGCAGCAGCGTGTGGCGATTGCCCGCTCGCTGTGCATGAACCCACGCATCATGCTGTTTGATGAGCCAACCTCAGCGCTCGATCCGGAAATGATCAAGGAAGTGCTTGATGTGATGGTGGGTCTTGCCGAAGAAGGCATGACCATGCTTTGCGTGACCCACGAAATGGGCTTTGCCCGTCAGGTTGCCAACCGCGTGATCTTCATGGATGCAGGTCAGATTGTTGAACAGAACGAGCCGGAAGCCTTCTTCACCAATCCGCAGCATGAGCGCACGAAACTCTTCCTCAGCCAGATCCTGCACTAG
- a CDS encoding amino acid ABC transporter permease, giving the protein MSDIQAEQSVSFVRKEMTPEKPAPSSIRGPVHWMKESLFSSVSNTLLTLLGVYLIYLLVPPLIQFAFVDAVWEGTNREACVDTHGACWAYVKAYFPQFVYGRYPVEEYWRVNIVFLVGALGLVPALIPALPFKRENILFMVLVYPVMTFKLLTGVSLSFETWIAEFVIAVAILLGIGAVTAYATKSPIKPLMIIIGVIALGFAAILAVMSIDFGLMPVETAKWGGFLVTLVIAITGIAASLPLGIAFALGRRSKMPAVRLVSVFFIEFWRGVPLITVLFMSSVVLPLFLPEGVTFDKLLRALIGVALFSAAYMAEVVRGGLQAIPKGQYEGADALGLTFWQSTGLIIMPQALKLVIPGIVNTFIGLFKDTTLVLIIGLFDLLGQVQLSFTDPNWSTPSTSHTGYLFAASIFWIFCFSMSRYSIFMENRLHTGHKR; this is encoded by the coding sequence ATGTCTGATATTCAAGCTGAGCAATCAGTCTCCTTTGTTCGCAAGGAAATGACGCCGGAAAAACCTGCGCCTTCCAGCATCAGAGGGCCCGTGCATTGGATGAAAGAAAGCCTCTTTTCCTCCGTGTCCAATACCTTGCTGACATTGTTGGGGGTATACCTGATCTATCTTTTGGTACCGCCGCTCATTCAGTTCGCTTTTGTTGACGCCGTCTGGGAGGGCACCAACCGCGAAGCCTGCGTTGACACGCATGGGGCCTGCTGGGCCTATGTGAAGGCCTATTTCCCGCAGTTCGTCTATGGTCGTTATCCGGTTGAGGAATACTGGCGGGTTAATATTGTTTTCCTCGTTGGTGCTCTGGGACTGGTCCCCGCGCTCATTCCAGCTTTGCCATTCAAGCGTGAAAACATTCTTTTCATGGTGCTGGTCTATCCAGTGATGACCTTCAAGCTGTTGACCGGGGTGTCCCTGTCTTTCGAGACCTGGATTGCCGAATTTGTGATTGCAGTTGCCATTCTGCTCGGCATCGGCGCGGTGACTGCCTACGCAACCAAAAGCCCGATCAAGCCGCTTATGATCATCATCGGCGTCATTGCACTGGGTTTTGCGGCCATTCTTGCCGTCATGTCGATCGATTTTGGTCTGATGCCGGTTGAAACCGCAAAATGGGGTGGCTTCCTTGTGACCCTTGTGATCGCCATCACTGGCATCGCGGCATCCTTGCCTTTGGGTATCGCCTTTGCGTTGGGACGTCGGTCAAAAATGCCCGCGGTTCGCCTCGTATCGGTGTTCTTCATCGAGTTCTGGCGTGGTGTCCCATTGATCACCGTGCTCTTCATGTCGTCGGTTGTTTTGCCGCTTTTCCTGCCGGAAGGCGTCACGTTTGACAAATTGTTGCGCGCTCTGATCGGTGTTGCTCTCTTTTCCGCAGCCTATATGGCCGAGGTTGTCCGTGGTGGCTTGCAAGCCATCCCAAAAGGGCAGTATGAAGGGGCTGACGCACTGGGTTTGACTTTCTGGCAATCAACCGGACTGATCATTATGCCGCAAGCGCTGAAACTGGTTATTCCAGGCATCGTGAACACCTTCATCGGCTTGTTCAAGGATACCACGCTTGTGCTGATCATCGGTCTGTTCGACCTGTTGGGGCAGGTGCAGCTATCCTTCACGGATCCCAACTGGTCAACGCCATCGACGTCTCATACGGGCTATTTGTTCGCAGCCTCGATCTTCTGGATCTTCTGCTTCAGCATGTCCCGTTACTCAATTTTCATGGAAAACCGGCTGCACACCGGTCATAAACGATAA
- a CDS encoding amino acid ABC transporter permease — translation MAANSHQAGDGSSAKGSIFNDPKVRGYIYQIVLVGGLVYLVWNIVQNTAHNLEKQNIASGFGFLDNTAGFLPNQSLIDLSATSTYAEALLAGLLNTLLIAVIGIFFATIVGFVMGIARLSNNWVISKMATVYIEIVRNIPLLLQLFFWYFAVLRTVPHPKQSLDFGGGFFLNNRGFFMPKPEFGEGSALILYALIAAVLGVIIMYRWAKKRQMATGQRFPVFLTGLGMLIGLPLVAYFVAGMPITYDLPALKGFNFAGGMKVIPEFVGLLLALTIYTGAFIAEIVRAGILAVSHGQTEASYALGVKPSHTLRLIIIPQAMRVIIPPLTSQYLNLTKNSSLAVAIAYPDIVSVGGTVLNQTGQAIEIIGIWMLVYLSLSLITSMIMNWYNRSIALVER, via the coding sequence ATGGCTGCTAACTCTCATCAGGCTGGGGATGGTTCCTCGGCCAAGGGCTCGATATTTAACGATCCCAAGGTAAGGGGCTACATCTATCAGATCGTTCTTGTCGGCGGTTTGGTCTATTTGGTCTGGAATATTGTCCAGAACACCGCCCATAACCTTGAGAAACAGAATATCGCATCCGGTTTTGGCTTTCTGGACAATACGGCAGGTTTTCTGCCCAACCAGTCCCTGATTGACCTCTCCGCAACCTCAACCTATGCAGAAGCCCTGCTGGCGGGTTTGCTGAACACCTTGCTTATTGCAGTGATCGGCATCTTTTTCGCCACCATTGTCGGCTTCGTCATGGGTATTGCGCGACTATCAAATAACTGGGTCATCTCCAAGATGGCTACGGTCTATATCGAAATCGTCCGCAACATTCCGCTGCTGTTGCAGCTGTTTTTCTGGTACTTCGCTGTTCTACGGACCGTTCCGCATCCAAAGCAGTCGCTGGATTTTGGCGGGGGCTTCTTCCTCAATAACCGCGGCTTCTTTATGCCAAAACCAGAATTTGGCGAAGGATCGGCTCTGATCCTGTATGCTCTGATTGCTGCGGTTCTCGGCGTCATCATCATGTACCGATGGGCCAAAAAGCGGCAAATGGCAACGGGCCAGCGATTCCCGGTCTTCCTGACAGGCCTTGGTATGCTAATCGGTTTGCCTCTGGTTGCCTATTTCGTTGCCGGTATGCCGATCACCTATGATCTGCCAGCGCTTAAAGGCTTCAACTTTGCCGGTGGCATGAAGGTTATCCCCGAATTTGTAGGCCTGTTGCTCGCTCTGACAATCTATACCGGCGCCTTCATCGCCGAGATTGTCCGCGCAGGCATTTTGGCGGTCAGCCACGGGCAGACCGAAGCTTCCTATGCATTGGGTGTAAAGCCAAGCCATACGCTGCGATTGATCATCATCCCGCAAGCGATGCGCGTGATCATCCCGCCGCTGACGAGTCAATATTTGAACCTGACGAAAAACTCGTCCCTTGCGGTGGCGATTGCCTATCCAGACATTGTCTCGGTTGGTGGCACCGTGCTGAACCAGACAGGTCAGGCAATCGAGATCATTGGTATCTGGATGCTGGTCTATCTGTCCCTGTCCTTGATAACCTCCATGATAATGAACTGGTACAACCGGTCCATTGCCTTGGTCGAAAGATAG
- a CDS encoding amino acid ABC transporter substrate-binding protein gives MKKALLSVLMGSAMAVGATAAGAATLDDVKAKGAVQCGVSQGLPGFSNPDDQGNWTGLDVDFCYAVSAAIFGDASGAKFSPLSAKERFTALQSGEIDVLPRNTTWTMTRDTALGLNFAGVNYYDGQGFMIRKSLGVSSALELSGASVCTNTGTTTELNVTDYFRSNNMELELVQFEKADEVVQAYDSGRCDVYTTDASGLYAQRLKLTNAADHVVLPEIISKEPLGPVVRQGDDQWFNINKWVLFAMINAEELGVSQANVDEMKESSNPAIRRLLGVEGSFGENLGLGNDWAYNVIKAVGNYGESFDKNVGPDTPLGIARGVNALWSKGGLMYAPPIR, from the coding sequence ATGAAAAAAGCTCTTCTCTCCGTACTTATGGGTTCTGCAATGGCTGTCGGCGCAACTGCTGCTGGCGCTGCCACTCTTGATGACGTAAAGGCCAAAGGCGCCGTACAGTGCGGTGTGAGCCAGGGTCTGCCAGGCTTCTCCAACCCTGATGATCAGGGCAACTGGACCGGCCTCGATGTCGATTTCTGCTACGCGGTTTCCGCTGCAATTTTTGGTGACGCTTCGGGCGCAAAATTCTCCCCACTGTCTGCTAAAGAGCGTTTCACCGCCCTGCAGTCTGGCGAGATCGACGTGCTGCCGCGTAACACCACCTGGACCATGACCCGTGACACCGCTCTGGGCCTGAACTTCGCTGGCGTCAACTATTATGACGGTCAGGGCTTCATGATCCGCAAATCTCTGGGCGTCTCTTCCGCTCTGGAACTGTCTGGCGCATCTGTCTGCACCAACACCGGTACCACCACCGAGCTGAACGTGACCGACTATTTCCGTTCCAATAACATGGAACTCGAACTCGTTCAGTTCGAAAAAGCTGACGAAGTTGTTCAGGCATACGATTCCGGTCGTTGCGACGTTTACACCACGGATGCTTCCGGCCTGTATGCACAGCGCCTGAAACTCACCAACGCTGCTGACCATGTCGTTCTGCCGGAAATCATTTCCAAAGAACCACTTGGCCCAGTTGTTCGTCAGGGTGACGACCAGTGGTTCAACATCAACAAATGGGTTCTGTTTGCAATGATCAACGCTGAAGAACTCGGCGTATCCCAGGCCAACGTTGATGAAATGAAAGAAAGCTCCAACCCTGCAATCCGTCGTCTGCTCGGCGTTGAAGGGTCCTTCGGTGAAAATCTCGGCCTCGGCAATGACTGGGCTTACAACGTGATCAAAGCCGTCGGTAACTATGGTGAAAGCTTCGACAAAAATGTCGGTCCGGACACTCCACTTGGCATTGCACGCGGCGTAAACGCTCTGTGGTCCAAAGGTGGTCTGATGTACGCACCGCCAATCCGTTAA
- the metC gene encoding cystathionine beta-lyase, translating into MKNHTGKNTKALKTATRLVTTGRSPKEQDGFVNPPVIHASTVVFDSTEQLYSGKSKFAYGRRGTPTTNALTDALTDLEGAHGSVLAPSGLAACSLALLSACKAGDHVLITDSVYEPTRNFAKTVLEPMGVAVQYYDPLIGGDIATLFKDNTSAVFTEAPGSQTFEMQDIPAIVAACKDRDILVLLDNTWGTPLYFDSMGHGVDITIQAGTKYIVGHSDVMLGTISANERAWGRLYDVHGAMGYHVGPDDVYLALRGLRTMGIRLRQHQESAFEMAQWLEARPEVDRVLYPPLPSDPGHAIWKRDFTGACGLMGVVLKDVSKKQACAFIDALDLFGLGYSWGGFESLVIHADPRNYRTATTWNEPGQLIRLHIGLEDVSDLKEDLEGGFAALSSAK; encoded by the coding sequence ATGAAAAATCATACTGGAAAAAACACCAAGGCACTGAAGACTGCCACCCGTCTTGTGACCACTGGACGCTCGCCAAAAGAACAGGATGGTTTTGTGAATCCACCCGTGATTCACGCCTCAACTGTGGTGTTTGATTCGACCGAGCAACTCTATTCTGGCAAATCCAAATTTGCCTATGGCCGCCGGGGAACCCCAACCACCAATGCGCTGACCGATGCACTGACTGACCTTGAGGGAGCGCACGGATCCGTTTTGGCGCCCTCAGGGCTTGCGGCCTGTTCACTGGCCCTGCTTTCTGCGTGTAAAGCAGGTGATCATGTGCTGATCACTGACAGCGTTTATGAACCAACCCGTAACTTTGCCAAGACTGTTCTCGAACCGATGGGCGTCGCGGTGCAATATTATGACCCGCTGATCGGAGGGGACATCGCAACCCTCTTCAAGGACAACACGTCTGCGGTCTTCACCGAAGCGCCGGGGTCGCAGACATTCGAGATGCAGGATATTCCGGCCATCGTTGCTGCCTGCAAGGATCGGGATATTCTGGTTCTGCTCGACAATACATGGGGTACGCCGCTCTATTTTGATTCGATGGGCCATGGAGTGGACATCACCATTCAGGCGGGCACCAAATATATCGTCGGCCATTCTGACGTAATGCTGGGCACCATTTCGGCCAACGAGCGGGCTTGGGGGCGTCTTTATGATGTTCATGGCGCGATGGGCTATCATGTCGGGCCGGATGATGTGTATCTAGCCTTGCGCGGCCTTCGTACCATGGGCATCCGGTTGCGTCAGCATCAGGAAAGTGCGTTCGAGATGGCCCAATGGCTGGAAGCGCGGCCTGAGGTGGATCGGGTGCTCTATCCCCCTCTGCCCTCGGATCCCGGTCATGCCATCTGGAAACGGGACTTTACAGGCGCGTGCGGCCTGATGGGCGTGGTGCTGAAAGATGTCAGCAAGAAACAGGCTTGCGCCTTCATCGATGCTCTGGACCTGTTTGGTCTTGGCTATAGTTGGGGTGGTTTTGAAAGCCTCGTGATCCATGCTGATCCGCGGAACTATCGCACGGCAACCACATGGAATGAGCCCGGCCAGTTGATCCGGCTGCATATTGGTTTGGAAGATGTGTCAGACCTGAAAGAGGATCTGGAAGGTGGCTTCGCGGCCTTGAGCTCAGCCAAGTAG
- a CDS encoding TVP38/TMEM64 family protein has product MREPANARGGGLYQTLRPYLKGLIMIGSLVAIGYGLKAIGIADMFDEHWVDAQVKGRGVSGYLLFVAMGGLLAAVGFPRQAISFMGGYAFGFLGGTALAVLATSCGCILSFTYARLMGRGFVQRNFGKRVARFEQVLTGSPFVTTLLIRFLPVGSNLVTNLIAGVTHVRAIPFVLGSAAGYIPQTAIFALMGSGVQVDQTAQIGVGVVLFVISGALGAYLYRHIQLGKRLEQTKTSVEPALEDDEIMKDVI; this is encoded by the coding sequence ATGCGTGAACCTGCAAATGCTCGCGGCGGCGGTCTGTACCAGACCTTGCGCCCCTATCTAAAAGGCCTGATCATGATCGGGTCTCTGGTCGCTATTGGTTACGGCCTCAAGGCGATCGGCATTGCGGATATGTTTGACGAGCATTGGGTCGATGCGCAAGTCAAGGGCAGGGGCGTTTCAGGATATCTGCTATTCGTCGCCATGGGTGGCCTATTGGCTGCGGTCGGCTTTCCACGTCAGGCTATTTCATTCATGGGCGGTTATGCCTTCGGCTTTCTGGGCGGCACTGCGCTCGCCGTATTGGCAACCAGTTGTGGCTGCATCCTTTCCTTCACCTATGCCCGCCTGATGGGGCGCGGCTTCGTTCAGCGCAATTTCGGCAAACGTGTCGCACGCTTTGAACAGGTGCTGACCGGCAGCCCCTTCGTCACCACGCTCTTGATCCGGTTTCTCCCGGTGGGCAGCAACCTTGTCACGAACCTCATCGCAGGGGTCACCCATGTGCGGGCCATCCCCTTTGTGCTTGGGTCTGCGGCCGGATATATTCCCCAGACCGCCATTTTTGCCTTGATGGGCAGTGGCGTGCAAGTGGATCAAACCGCACAGATCGGCGTAGGGGTCGTCTTGTTCGTGATTTCCGGTGCCTTGGGGGCCTATCTGTATCGTCACATCCAACTGGGCAAGCGACTGGAACAGACCAAAACGAGTGTCGAACCAGCGCTCGAAGATGATGAAATCATGAAGGACGTCATCTGA
- a CDS encoding glycosyltransferase family 2 protein: MLAHLPPMSHALEVSVVIPCKNEKDNLAFLIDEVGSALAGRPFELIIVDDGSDDGTDQLLQAYSIERPWLRHIRHEKSCGQSNAVRTGLLHAQGEFIATLDGDGQNDPAFFPQMIDALKAGGPDHALAAGQRMKRTDGFVKKYGSRLANSIRQSLLKDNTRDSGCGLKVIRRQVFLNLPFFEAWHRFLPALVVREGLKVVHIDVIDRGRSHGTSKYGIFDRLWVGILDLLGVYWLRKRRKKIPVIKEISLTDQNGPET, translated from the coding sequence ATGCTTGCACATCTGCCCCCCATGTCCCATGCGCTGGAAGTCAGCGTGGTCATTCCCTGCAAGAACGAGAAAGACAATCTGGCCTTTCTGATCGACGAAGTCGGCAGCGCTTTGGCCGGCAGGCCATTCGAGCTTATAATCGTTGACGATGGGTCGGATGACGGGACGGATCAGTTGCTGCAAGCTTATTCCATCGAACGCCCTTGGCTGCGCCATATCCGCCATGAGAAATCCTGCGGCCAGTCCAATGCGGTGCGAACCGGATTGCTCCATGCACAAGGGGAGTTCATCGCCACTCTTGATGGTGACGGTCAGAATGATCCGGCCTTCTTCCCACAAATGATTGACGCTCTGAAAGCTGGTGGTCCTGACCACGCACTTGCCGCTGGTCAGCGGATGAAGCGCACCGACGGCTTTGTCAAGAAATACGGCTCACGATTGGCAAACAGCATCCGTCAGTCTTTGCTCAAGGACAATACACGCGATTCCGGCTGTGGTCTCAAGGTGATCCGCCGTCAGGTCTTTCTCAATTTGCCCTTCTTCGAAGCCTGGCACCGGTTCCTGCCTGCCTTGGTCGTTCGTGAAGGACTGAAGGTCGTCCATATCGACGTGATTGACCGTGGTCGGTCCCATGGCACCTCAAAATATGGCATCTTTGATCGTCTCTGGGTCGGCATTCTCGATCTGCTCGGGGTCTACTGGCTGCGCAAGCGTCGCAAGAAAATTCCGGTGATCAAGGAAATTTCTTTGACTGATCAGAATGGACCCGAAACCTGA
- a CDS encoding phosphatase PAP2 family protein, with protein sequence MSLLASIPRAIFRLKDQWKHFRTLRAVRSFQVRSGHFGAAVRHPDWLLILTVVVSLIAIGFLFVDQAAGHWKSTISPQTYAFFRTLTEVGKSEFLLVPAALAILLLGLLSWDHLPRSAKAVLTNYQLLGLYAFVAVAGSGISNNLFKMAIGRARPRHFDTLGPFHFDPPGLSSGFQSFPSGHSTTAGAMAVIFLLLFPRLKWIWLGLGLWVAASRVIVGAHYPSDTVAGFAYGASFAWLLALWFANRRLLFRGEKGLIRLPSSRPLAISKLLKALHFLRHKA encoded by the coding sequence ATGTCCCTGCTTGCCTCTATTCCCCGTGCTATTTTTCGCCTGAAAGACCAGTGGAAGCACTTCCGCACGCTTCGCGCCGTCCGGTCTTTTCAGGTGCGGTCCGGGCATTTTGGCGCCGCTGTTCGGCATCCCGATTGGCTTTTGATCCTCACGGTCGTTGTCAGTCTCATTGCCATTGGGTTTCTTTTCGTTGATCAAGCCGCCGGCCACTGGAAGTCAACCATCTCGCCGCAGACCTATGCCTTCTTTCGCACATTGACGGAAGTCGGCAAGTCCGAATTTCTTTTGGTGCCCGCCGCCTTGGCCATTCTCCTGCTCGGCTTGCTTTCGTGGGACCATTTGCCCCGGTCGGCCAAGGCAGTGCTGACCAACTACCAATTGTTGGGACTCTATGCCTTTGTCGCTGTCGCTGGCTCGGGCATCTCAAACAACCTTTTCAAAATGGCCATCGGACGCGCACGGCCGCGCCATTTTGATACCCTCGGCCCATTCCATTTCGACCCGCCGGGCCTGTCATCTGGCTTCCAGAGTTTCCCGTCCGGCCACTCGACTACGGCAGGGGCGATGGCCGTTATCTTTCTTCTGCTTTTCCCCCGCCTTAAATGGATCTGGCTTGGTCTGGGGCTGTGGGTGGCCGCATCACGCGTCATTGTCGGGGCGCATTACCCTTCCGACACGGTCGCCGGTTTTGCCTATGGCGCAAGCTTTGCGTGGCTATTGGCCCTGTGGTTTGCCAACCGCCGCTTGCTGTTCCGTGGTGAAAAAGGCTTGATCCGCTTGCCCTCCAGTCGCCCACTGGCTATATCGAAGCTGCTCAAGGCTCTTCACTTCCTGCGCCACAAGGCCTAG